Genomic DNA from Gemmatimonadota bacterium:
GCGTCTTCGGGTGCAGAGGCCACGGTTGGTCCAATCTACAGAGCACTCACCTCAACCTCCCCTTCAAGAACGACGAGGAGTTCGGTCGTTTGCATGCGGCGATCCGCGTGTTGCTGCCACTGTTGCCGGGGCTGGCCGCCAGCACCCCCATCCTCGATGGCAAGGACACGGGCCTCGCGGATGCGCGCCTGGACGCGTATCGCCGAAACCAGGTCCGCATGCCGTCCTTGGCCGGGGTCGTCATTCCGGAGCGCGTCTACACGCAGCGCGACTACGACCGCGTGATCTTCCAGCCGATCGTGCAAGCGATGGCCCCTCATGACCAGGACCGGGTGCTGGACCGGCACTTCCTCAACTCCCGGGGCGCCATCGCCCGCTTCGACCGAGGGAGCATCGAGATCCGCCTCCTGGATTTGCAGGAGTGTCCGGCCGCGGATCTGGCGATCGTGTCTCTGGTCGTCGAGGTACTGCGTTTGTTGGTGGACGGGCGTTGGCTCGGCGACGAGCCCGTGCGGGCGCTGGACGAGCACCGACTGGCCGCAGTGCTGCTGGATGCGATTCGCGACGGTGAGCAGGCGCGCGTGCGGGACACGGAGGTGCTGCACGCCGTGGGTTGGCGTCGCGGGGAGGTGGACCTCATCCGGCTGTGGGGGCACCTGGCGGACGAGGCGGGGGCGCGGTTGACGGCCGAGGTCGGCCGCGGGATCGAGCGGATCTTGACCCAAGGTACTCTGGCCACGCGCATCCGCAGGGCGTTGGGGGAGGCGTGGGGGCGCGAGGAGCTCGTCGCGGTCTATCGTTCGTTGGGCGAGGCGCTGCGCGCGAACCGTCTCTTCGAGCCCGATCGACCCCGGACCTGAGCGCCACGGGCACAATGTCCCCTGCAGGTACGTTCTGGCTCTTCACCTGCGAGCACGGCGGGAACCGAGTCCCGCCCCGTTGGCGAGAGTGCTTTCGAGGGGCGCACGCTGCGCTCGAGAGCCACCGCGGGTGGGACCTGGGCGCCTTGTCCCTGTTCCGCACGCTGCTGCGGCGGTATGCGGATGCCGGCTTCCACGCCACGGTCACGCGGCTGTTGGTCGATCTGAACCGCTCGGAAGGTCACCCTCGACACTTTTCGGAATACACCCGGGGACTGGGGCACGAGGCGCGGGAGCGCATCCTCGCGAAGTTCTACCGCCCCTACCGGGCCGCCGTTTCTACCTGCGTCGCCGAGGCGCTGACCTCCCATCCGCGGGTCGTCCATATCGGGGTGCACACGTTCACACCCGTGCTGGCCGGACGGGAGCGTGCCTTCGAGGTGGGTCTGCTCTACGATCCTTCGCGTCGGGCCGAGAGGGCGTGGACCTCTGGATGGGCTGCTGCGCTCCGCGGTTGCTCGGACCTGCGCGTTCGGAGGAACCAGCCCTACCGCGGGGCCTCCGACGGATTGACCACGACGCTGCGCCGCCGCTTCGGGCCCCGCTATCTGGGGATCGAGTTGGAGGTGAATCAGGCGCTCTGGCGGGGCGGACGATGGGACGGGGCCGTGCGCGCGGCGCTCGTGGAGAGCCTCGCTGTGCTGCACTCGCGCCAGGAACTGGCGCGACAGGGTGGCCGCTACTAGCCTCGCTTCGCGCCTCTTCGGGCGT
This window encodes:
- a CDS encoding glutamate-cysteine ligase family protein, giving the protein MDAEHALGLFDGFGVELEYMVVDRDSLGVRPVVDDLIERVTGSISADVERDDLEWSNELVSHVLELKTAGPAPSLEPLARRFHEEVLAVHGYLEPLSATLLGTGAHPFMDPATETRLWPHEYNEVYALYDRVFGCRGHGWSNLQSTHLNLPFKNDEEFGRLHAAIRVLLPLLPGLAASTPILDGKDTGLADARLDAYRRNQVRMPSLAGVVIPERVYTQRDYDRVIFQPIVQAMAPHDQDRVLDRHFLNSRGAIARFDRGSIEIRLLDLQECPAADLAIVSLVVEVLRLLVDGRWLGDEPVRALDEHRLAAVLLDAIRDGEQARVRDTEVLHAVGWRRGEVDLIRLWGHLADEAGARLTAEVGRGIERILTQGTLATRIRRALGEAWGREELVAVYRSLGEALRANRLFEPDRPRT
- a CDS encoding N-formylglutamate amidohydrolase, giving the protein MSPAGTFWLFTCEHGGNRVPPRWRECFRGAHAALESHRGWDLGALSLFRTLLRRYADAGFHATVTRLLVDLNRSEGHPRHFSEYTRGLGHEARERILAKFYRPYRAAVSTCVAEALTSHPRVVHIGVHTFTPVLAGRERAFEVGLLYDPSRRAERAWTSGWAAALRGCSDLRVRRNQPYRGASDGLTTTLRRRFGPRYLGIELEVNQALWRGGRWDGAVRAALVESLAVLHSRQELARQGGRY